The following are encoded together in the Bacteroidota bacterium genome:
- a CDS encoding DUF350 domain-containing protein, whose amino-acid sequence MWADVAERPFYEKGIPGTLIYSAVGILIALLAFKVIDWITPGKLSKQITEEKNVALAIVTGALILGICIIVAAAISG is encoded by the coding sequence ATGTGGGCCGATGTGGCCGAAAGGCCTTTTTACGAAAAAGGAATACCCGGAACACTTATCTACTCAGCAGTCGGAATTTTAATTGCCTTGTTGGCGTTTAAGGTAATTGACTGGATTACACCCGGTAAATTATCGAAACAAATTACAGAAGAAAAAAACGTAGCGTTAGCAATAGTTACGGGAGCCCTTATTTTGGGCATTTGCATTATTGTAGCCGCAGCCATTTCAGGTTAA
- a CDS encoding DUF4178 domain-containing protein: MSTTHNCPDCSAPFTVHSQLSHYYVCTKCKSLLHKNKGSWAKDVAANGVYIEKIASALWIGDNIKIKGADYTVISLAGYKGNYFEWDEDDGKYLGADNYRFIEVGLQDAKGFFVTMIEDVDGFTISQRVIPPRSCIPEETSKGDIAFFELKGSGRKLEQGNYKPTSFVGEFSYKPDVEETTYYADIRTNEPNRKGIISVEWQFNNRVPHSVEFFEDTPQEFGGLGAVIKDEVMLERAKPLVWAKNSVFLFFALAMAFLVMAAIMKVSSENLIFKETFSYGFYEGFRKDSVVTQEFELGDVGAMYELKLKNAPGSSADQTLDVVIDVVDANNKIVNSFDTDFFIETGYDDEGAWTESEKEATLLLRLDQGGVYRLLITYANTSIANNSISGNLNVQLNKTHVLRYYIFGFGICLLLGFICMQLEAWYMYKYFKKSVGFFSTEHAQVFWGVVGVIIIILLFSYL; this comes from the coding sequence TTGAGTACCACCCATAATTGCCCCGATTGTTCAGCTCCGTTTACGGTGCATAGCCAGCTTAGTCATTACTATGTGTGTACTAAGTGTAAATCGCTATTGCACAAAAACAAGGGTAGTTGGGCAAAAGATGTTGCTGCAAATGGCGTTTACATCGAAAAAATTGCCAGTGCGCTTTGGATAGGGGATAATATAAAGATAAAGGGTGCAGACTATACTGTAATATCATTGGCGGGCTACAAAGGGAACTACTTTGAATGGGACGAAGACGACGGAAAGTATTTGGGTGCAGATAATTACAGGTTTATTGAGGTAGGCTTGCAAGATGCTAAGGGCTTTTTTGTTACCATGATTGAAGATGTGGATGGGTTTACCATTTCGCAGCGGGTAATACCGCCACGAAGTTGTATTCCTGAAGAAACATCAAAAGGGGATATTGCTTTTTTTGAGCTGAAAGGCAGCGGTAGAAAGCTTGAGCAAGGAAACTACAAACCCACATCGTTTGTGGGTGAGTTTAGCTACAAACCCGATGTTGAAGAAACGACTTACTATGCGGATATCAGAACTAATGAGCCTAATAGAAAAGGCATAATATCTGTTGAGTGGCAGTTTAACAATCGTGTACCGCATTCTGTTGAGTTTTTTGAAGATACCCCCCAAGAGTTCGGAGGGTTGGGAGCAGTAATAAAGGACGAGGTAATGCTTGAGCGGGCAAAGCCCCTTGTTTGGGCAAAGAACTCGGTATTCTTATTTTTTGCTCTCGCGATGGCCTTTTTAGTAATGGCCGCGATAATGAAGGTTTCAAGCGAGAATTTAATTTTTAAAGAAACGTTTTCATACGGTTTTTACGAAGGTTTTCGGAAAGATTCTGTAGTGACTCAAGAATTTGAGCTTGGGGACGTGGGTGCAATGTACGAGTTAAAACTAAAGAATGCACCCGGTTCATCTGCCGACCAAACCTTAGATGTAGTGATTGATGTTGTTGACGCCAATAATAAAATAGTAAATAGTTTTGACACCGATTTTTTTATTGAAACAGGGTATGATGATGAAGGCGCTTGGACAGAAAGTGAAAAGGAGGCGACCCTGCTGTTAAGGCTTGACCAAGGGGGAGTATACCGTCTTTTGATAACTTACGCAAATACCTCCATTGCCAATAATAGCATTTCGGGTAATTTAAATGTACAACTAAACAAAACCCATGTGCTACGTTACTACATATTTGGGTTTGGAATATGTTTGCTGCTTGGGTTTATTTGTATGCAGTTAGAGGCTTGGTACATGTACAAGTACTTTAAAAAATCAGTAGGCTTTTTTTCAACCGAACATGCTCAGGTTTTTTGGGGCGTAGTGGGGGTTATTATTATAATTTTACTTTTCAGTTACTTATAA
- a CDS encoding phosphopyruvate hydratase codes for MSLIAKVLARQIIDSRGNPTVEAEVITNSGAVGRAAVPSGASTGIHEAVELRDGDKSVYMGKGVIKAVQHVNNEINDALQGMYIFDQNEIDRVMLDLDGTDNKGKLGANSILAVSMACARAAAEDCGMPLYRYVGGVNANTLPIPLMNILNGGAHADNSIDFQEFMIMPVNAPTFSESLRMGIEVFHNLKMVLKKKGYSTNVGDEGGFAPDIKSNEEAIETVLTAIEAAGYKPGKDIWVAMDAASSEMYDAKTGLYKFHKSDNKELTSSEMVSFWKDWTSKYPIVSIEDGLAEDDWKGWKELTETIGSKVQLVGDDLFVTNVKRLQKGINEGIANSILVKVNQIGTITETIDAINLASRNSYTNVMSHRSGETEDTTIADLAVAMNSGQIKTGSASRTDRIAKYNQLLRIEQDLGTQARFLGMDFKYVK; via the coding sequence ATGAGTTTAATAGCTAAAGTTCTTGCCCGTCAAATAATTGACTCACGCGGTAACCCAACAGTGGAAGCCGAAGTAATTACCAATAGCGGTGCTGTTGGCCGTGCTGCTGTTCCTTCGGGAGCATCAACAGGTATTCACGAAGCCGTTGAATTGCGTGACGGCGACAAGAGTGTTTACATGGGCAAAGGTGTAATCAAAGCTGTGCAACACGTTAATAATGAAATTAACGATGCGTTGCAGGGGATGTATATTTTCGACCAGAACGAGATTGACCGTGTAATGCTTGATTTAGACGGTACAGATAACAAAGGTAAATTGGGTGCAAACTCAATATTGGCAGTATCAATGGCTTGCGCACGTGCAGCAGCTGAAGATTGCGGAATGCCTTTGTACCGTTATGTTGGCGGTGTTAATGCAAACACATTGCCCATACCGTTGATGAATATTTTGAACGGTGGAGCCCATGCGGATAATAGTATCGATTTTCAGGAGTTTATGATTATGCCTGTAAATGCTCCTACATTTAGCGAAAGCTTGCGTATGGGTATTGAAGTGTTTCATAACCTGAAAATGGTGCTGAAGAAAAAAGGCTATAGCACTAACGTAGGTGATGAAGGTGGTTTTGCACCGGATATTAAGAGCAACGAAGAGGCTATTGAAACGGTATTGACTGCTATTGAAGCCGCCGGATACAAACCCGGTAAGGATATTTGGGTGGCTATGGATGCTGCCAGCAGCGAAATGTATGACGCTAAAACAGGCTTGTACAAATTTCATAAATCAGACAATAAAGAGCTTACTTCGAGCGAGATGGTAAGTTTTTGGAAAGACTGGACCAGCAAATACCCGATTGTTTCTATAGAAGACGGTTTGGCTGAAGATGATTGGAAGGGATGGAAAGAACTGACTGAAACTATTGGAAGCAAAGTACAGTTGGTGGGTGATGATTTGTTTGTAACCAACGTTAAACGTTTGCAAAAAGGTATTAACGAGGGTATAGCTAACAGTATATTGGTGAAGGTGAACCAAATTGGTACTATTACTGAAACTATTGATGCTATTAACCTTGCCAGCAGAAACTCATACACCAATGTAATGAGTCACCGTAGCGGCGAAACCGAAGATACTACCATTGCTGATTTGGCGGTAGCGATGAACAGCGGACAGATAAAAACCGGTAGTGCAAGCCGCACTGACAGGATTGCAAAATACAATCAGTTATTGCGCATTGAACAAGACTTAGGTACCCAAGCCCGCTTTTTGGGAATGGACTTTAAGTACGTGAAATAA
- a CDS encoding DUF4178 domain-containing protein — MLGILIGSEIQIKKVSYKVTAYVLYCSEGEYWAEWQLTNSVKRVFWLAQDSSGLTLYEEMPEKPTIDIYEAKVANVVKVNGADVWPIANYKATVIETSGDAGLRENDVEEVAELVNDSGRFAVVAHHHELKLYKSELLTNKDVKI; from the coding sequence ATGCTGGGGATACTTATCGGCAGCGAAATCCAAATTAAGAAAGTTTCGTATAAGGTAACTGCATACGTTTTGTATTGCAGCGAAGGCGAGTATTGGGCTGAGTGGCAGTTGACCAACAGTGTGAAACGGGTGTTTTGGCTGGCACAAGACAGCAGCGGCTTGACATTGTATGAAGAAATGCCCGAAAAGCCTACGATAGATATATATGAGGCTAAAGTGGCTAATGTAGTAAAGGTAAACGGGGCGGATGTATGGCCTATAGCCAATTATAAAGCTACTGTTATTGAAACAAGCGGGGATGCCGGATTACGTGAAAACGATGTTGAAGAAGTAGCCGAATTAGTAAATGATAGCGGAAGATTTGCAGTGGTTGCGCACCACCATGAGTTGAAATTATATAAGAGTGAACTACTCACCAACAAAGACGTTAAAATTTGA
- a CDS encoding polyamine aminopropyltransferase, giving the protein MHGVIALQEQLGQAYGHVIFRETVMEVAENKNTISDKHVPVLLASILVISACAILYELLISTLSSYFWGSSILQFSITIGVFLSSMGLGAYLSRFITTRLLERFIVIEIWLALLGGLSALILNAAYTLTQNYYLIAIGLIILLGTLIGLEIPLLTRILRSYKNLRNTIANVLSFDYLGALLASLVFPFLLLPYLGVMKTSFVVGLLNLAVAAYSLFIFRREVQKWGRKIMATVAVFIALLGGFAAAVNITGFFEKFVYQDEIIYTSQSPYQKIVLTRWKDDIRLFLNGNLQFSSVDEYRYHEPLVHIPMLLAGEGTKNVLLLGAGDGLAARDLLQHYSGCKITIVDLDKAVTDICASHPLITGINQNALKNPAVTIVNDDAFNFIKNSNTRYDVVLIDLPDPHDPGLSKLYSREFYELVRQSLAVGGVVVTQATSPFFATKPFWCIHNTMGQVFKQVVAYHTQVPSFGMWGFQMAYNLPQQMETVVPSDSIAKHIAQKFSTKKWSKPLQYLNAATIPSMFVFENDVDRIKTEVNTLDNHALLHYYEDSWKRFNP; this is encoded by the coding sequence ATGCATGGGGTAATTGCCCTACAAGAACAACTCGGTCAAGCATACGGTCACGTTATTTTTCGGGAGACGGTAATGGAAGTGGCGGAAAATAAAAACACTATAAGTGATAAGCACGTACCCGTACTGTTGGCATCCATACTGGTAATATCCGCCTGTGCCATCTTGTATGAATTGCTGATAAGCACCCTTTCCAGCTACTTTTGGGGCAGCAGCATCCTGCAGTTTTCAATTACCATCGGTGTATTTCTTTCCTCAATGGGTTTGGGGGCATACCTGTCAAGGTTTATCACTACCCGCTTGTTAGAGCGTTTCATAGTTATAGAAATTTGGCTGGCGTTGCTGGGCGGTTTATCCGCACTCATACTCAATGCAGCCTACACTCTCACTCAAAATTATTACCTCATAGCCATTGGTCTTATCATACTTTTAGGTACGCTTATAGGGTTAGAAATCCCGCTACTCACCCGCATACTTCGCAGTTACAAAAACCTGCGCAATACCATTGCCAATGTGCTCTCGTTCGATTATTTGGGTGCTTTGCTGGCATCGTTGGTATTTCCGTTTTTGTTACTGCCTTATTTGGGTGTAATGAAAACCTCTTTTGTAGTGGGCTTATTAAACTTAGCCGTTGCAGCGTATTCATTATTTATTTTCAGGCGTGAAGTACAAAAATGGGGGCGAAAAATTATGGCAACTGTAGCTGTGTTTATTGCCCTGTTGGGTGGTTTTGCAGCCGCGGTAAACATCACCGGATTTTTTGAAAAATTTGTGTACCAAGATGAGATTATCTACACTTCACAATCACCTTATCAAAAGATAGTACTTACCCGCTGGAAGGACGATATACGGTTGTTCCTTAACGGTAACTTGCAATTTTCATCGGTTGATGAATACCGATACCACGAGCCTTTGGTGCACATACCCATGCTATTGGCAGGAGAAGGGACTAAAAACGTGTTATTGCTGGGTGCCGGCGATGGGCTGGCCGCCCGCGATTTATTACAACATTACAGCGGATGTAAAATTACTATTGTAGATTTAGACAAGGCTGTAACCGATATATGCGCAAGCCATCCGCTAATTACAGGCATTAATCAAAATGCACTTAAAAATCCTGCTGTAACCATCGTAAACGATGATGCGTTTAACTTTATTAAGAACAGTAATACAAGGTACGATGTGGTGCTGATTGACTTACCCGACCCGCACGACCCGGGTCTTAGTAAGTTATATTCAAGGGAGTTTTATGAATTGGTACGTCAATCGTTAGCAGTGGGAGGGGTGGTAGTTACACAAGCCACCTCGCCGTTTTTTGCCACCAAGCCTTTTTGGTGCATACACAACACAATGGGGCAGGTGTTTAAACAAGTAGTGGCTTATCATACCCAAGTTCCCTCGTTTGGTATGTGGGGTTTTCAAATGGCATATAACCTGCCTCAGCAAATGGAAACTGTTGTACCAAGCGATAGTATTGCAAAACACATTGCTCAAAAATTTTCGACAAAAAAATGGAGTAAGCCACTACAGTATTTAAATGCTGCTACCATACCCTCAATGTTTGTTTTTGAAAACGATGTTGACCGTATTAAAACCGAAGTAAACACATTGGATAACCATGCACTGCTGCACTATTATGAAGATAGCTGGAAACGGTTTAACCCTTAA
- a CDS encoding CapA family protein, with product MKAPLLVKYLAVAAIATTVSIGCSCKQTHSKTIETPQQQAADSATEISLLFMGDVMQHGPQIRAAYNDSTKVYDYSSCFAPIAPIASSVDFSIANLELTLAGEPYSGYPQFSAPDALANAMQNSGIRYLVTANNHSCDRGKNGIIRTVQVLDSLGIPRTGTFKDEADRKKHNILWLEKNGIKVAVLNYTYGTNGIPVPEPTIVNLLDSLVIKEDIKAAKRLNPDKIIIVTHWGDEYQPLPNAYQKNYADICLRYGADYVIGSHPHVLQPMHRKYDSTLKRESIVVYSLGNFVSNQRERYKDGGAMFKLVLQKKEKATTLKECGYFLTWVDKKEVNGKNSYAIYPVSQYENDSITLDKQALKQLQLFRDDSHELFEKHSTNVGEYVFDGEKKQWLLK from the coding sequence ATGAAAGCCCCCTTATTAGTAAAATATCTTGCCGTTGCAGCCATTGCCACCACTGTTTCTATTGGTTGCTCTTGTAAACAAACCCATAGCAAAACAATTGAAACTCCACAGCAACAAGCGGCTGATAGTGCCACCGAAATCTCGTTGTTGTTTATGGGCGATGTAATGCAACACGGCCCGCAAATAAGGGCAGCTTATAACGACTCCACCAAAGTGTACGATTACTCTTCTTGCTTTGCTCCCATTGCCCCCATTGCATCGTCGGTTGATTTCAGTATCGCCAATCTTGAGCTTACGCTGGCAGGTGAACCGTATAGCGGTTATCCGCAGTTCAGTGCTCCTGATGCTTTGGCAAATGCCATGCAAAACTCGGGAATACGGTATTTGGTTACTGCTAACAACCACAGTTGCGACCGCGGTAAAAACGGCATTATACGCACCGTGCAAGTGTTAGACAGTTTGGGCATACCGCGTACGGGTACATTTAAAGATGAAGCCGACCGTAAAAAACACAATATTTTGTGGCTGGAGAAAAACGGTATAAAAGTAGCGGTGCTTAACTATACCTACGGCACCAACGGAATACCTGTACCCGAACCCACCATTGTGAATTTGCTTGACTCATTGGTGATAAAAGAGGATATAAAAGCTGCCAAAAGGTTGAACCCTGACAAGATTATCATTGTTACCCATTGGGGCGATGAGTACCAACCTTTGCCCAATGCATACCAAAAAAACTATGCGGATATATGCCTTCGTTACGGTGCTGATTATGTAATCGGGTCGCACCCGCACGTGCTGCAGCCCATGCACCGCAAATACGACAGCACACTAAAGCGCGAAAGCATTGTAGTGTACTCGCTTGGTAACTTTGTAAGCAACCAACGCGAACGCTATAAAGACGGCGGGGCTATGTTTAAATTGGTGTTGCAGAAAAAAGAAAAAGCCACTACGCTAAAAGAGTGTGGCTACTTTTTAACGTGGGTGGATAAAAAGGAAGTGAACGGCAAAAACAGCTATGCCATTTACCCCGTATCACAATACGAAAACGATAGCATTACGTTGGATAAGCAAGCGTTAAAACAGCTACAATTGTTTAGGGACGATAGCCACGAGTTGTTTGAGAAACACAGCACCAATGTGGGTGAGTATGTGTTTGACGGTGAGAAAAAGCAGTGGCTGTTGAAATAA
- a CDS encoding T9SS type A sorting domain-containing protein yields MKKTINQLANWHFVPLKLVGTLLLITIFSSVFGQINDPPGFDATKERQEGLRNGVHQEEIESYVEKMRRYYQHQEDIRKFGGTTRTTPTRTFERKSGGIDCFGDFENGTVPSWTGYTASNTGLNNFINNTVTFTTGVVSGRHTIMTTGNDPVVNAVNKVHLGNYSLRLGNNSSNAEAERVAKTITVTGTCLSFWYALIFEDPSHPSGQQPFFMFRILDNNGNVIHSYIREASTDPFFTALGGGSTVVYRDWTKYEVNLGCQYIGKDVTIEFTNADCYQGAHYGYTYIDDVCMENCCNSCEKLFNNVGVMLNYNVISYKGSTDSSCCYKFNWIFDPDIFKCSPFGVRIYNDSNPSEVYTDYLDTLGLVWSCRGSVFDASVLDFCVNRSNFTKSKKLRIEFLDHNGDVICDTLTKIIEPCHSSSSGCNCNSLFDNQNFANTSIIKKDTAASDEYDCCFTIEPFRDSSIIKCPYYGMRVYKDTVGGIGYAYLDSFKTGTPIGGPGADMGDTNKMKFCIGAYVFSNNGPQKLRIEYLDSTGKVICSKTETVNCEQSCCENVNVFVRKDTTETDPFKCCYRIEVWAFACNKTFTAELMVETDSGWVNTGNDTFSITRPIFFDVCANNSDTTRYMVFIKDSSGKVLCNKEVIQTCPNCCDVVAYTATYVPPPPHSVIDRCCWDINVYPAASEDCNVGYWGVYDSLHKVPSSYSPIFSPPSSIYQGRHCTPIIQAPNPAPGTSITVKYCIKRYLAVYDITGKLLCIKPFELCCYRTYTNNNGNPQGPLSIGVIPNPFNDEFTMSMDLPQAMPVAVNVVNSSGTVVFEHNYGQQPAGEFTTEINLAGLPPGNYTLSVNNGQATAQIVKQ; encoded by the coding sequence ATGAAAAAAACTATCAACCAATTAGCTAATTGGCATTTTGTGCCGCTAAAACTCGTAGGAACACTACTCTTAATCACAATTTTTTCGTCTGTTTTTGGCCAAATTAATGACCCGCCGGGGTTTGACGCTACAAAGGAGCGGCAAGAGGGTTTAAGAAACGGAGTACATCAAGAGGAAATTGAGAGTTATGTTGAAAAAATGCGCCGTTACTATCAGCATCAAGAGGATATCAGAAAGTTCGGAGGTACCACACGAACTACTCCAACCAGAACCTTTGAACGTAAATCAGGGGGGATTGATTGTTTTGGAGACTTTGAAAATGGAACCGTTCCCTCTTGGACAGGTTACACAGCTTCAAATACAGGGTTAAACAATTTTATAAATAATACTGTAACATTTACTACGGGAGTTGTAAGTGGCCGTCATACAATTATGACCACTGGAAATGATCCAGTTGTTAATGCCGTGAACAAAGTTCATTTAGGCAATTATTCACTTCGTTTGGGAAATAATAGCTCTAATGCGGAGGCAGAGCGAGTGGCTAAAACAATTACTGTAACGGGTACTTGTTTGTCGTTTTGGTATGCGTTGATTTTTGAAGATCCTAGTCATCCAAGCGGACAACAGCCGTTTTTTATGTTCAGAATTTTAGATAACAACGGTAATGTTATACATAGCTACATTAGAGAAGCATCTACCGACCCGTTTTTTACAGCATTAGGAGGAGGTTCAACCGTTGTATATAGAGATTGGACAAAGTATGAGGTAAACTTGGGCTGTCAATACATTGGTAAGGATGTTACCATTGAGTTTACAAATGCTGATTGCTATCAAGGAGCTCATTATGGATATACATACATTGATGATGTGTGTATGGAGAATTGTTGTAATTCATGTGAAAAACTGTTTAACAACGTAGGTGTAATGCTCAATTACAATGTTATATCGTATAAGGGAAGCACCGATTCTTCATGTTGTTACAAATTCAATTGGATTTTTGATCCCGATATTTTCAAGTGTTCACCATTTGGAGTAAGGATATATAACGATAGCAATCCATCCGAAGTATACACTGATTATTTGGATACATTAGGTTTGGTATGGTCTTGCAGAGGGTCAGTCTTTGATGCAAGTGTACTTGATTTTTGTGTCAATAGATCAAACTTCACAAAAAGCAAAAAATTGCGAATAGAGTTTTTAGATCACAATGGAGATGTTATATGTGATACCCTAACTAAAATAATTGAACCTTGTCACTCATCATCATCTGGTTGTAATTGTAACAGCCTGTTTGACAATCAGAACTTTGCAAATACGTCTATCATTAAAAAAGACACTGCTGCATCCGATGAATACGATTGCTGTTTTACTATTGAGCCTTTTAGGGATAGTTCAATCATCAAATGTCCCTATTATGGAATGCGGGTGTATAAAGATACTGTTGGCGGAATAGGCTATGCATATTTAGATAGCTTTAAAACAGGAACTCCTATTGGAGGACCCGGTGCTGATATGGGGGATACAAATAAGATGAAGTTCTGTATAGGGGCATATGTGTTTTCAAACAATGGTCCTCAGAAGCTTCGGATAGAATATCTGGATTCAACGGGAAAAGTTATTTGCTCAAAAACAGAGACCGTAAACTGTGAACAATCTTGCTGTGAGAATGTAAATGTGTTTGTGCGAAAAGATACCACAGAAACTGATCCGTTTAAATGTTGTTACCGCATAGAAGTGTGGGCATTTGCGTGCAATAAAACCTTTACAGCCGAGTTGATGGTAGAAACTGATAGCGGTTGGGTAAATACAGGCAATGATACCTTTAGTATTACCCGCCCTATATTTTTTGATGTGTGTGCTAATAACAGTGATACCACAAGGTATATGGTGTTTATTAAAGACAGTTCTGGCAAGGTGCTTTGTAATAAAGAAGTTATTCAAACCTGCCCAAACTGCTGTGATGTTGTGGCATATACTGCTACCTATGTTCCACCACCACCACACTCAGTTATTGATCGTTGTTGCTGGGATATAAATGTGTACCCTGCTGCTTCTGAAGATTGTAATGTAGGATATTGGGGCGTTTATGATAGTTTACATAAAGTGCCTTCATCGTATTCTCCAATCTTTTCGCCCCCAAGTTCTATTTATCAGGGCAGGCATTGTACGCCTATAATACAAGCACCTAATCCTGCGCCCGGGACATCAATTACTGTGAAATATTGTATTAAACGGTATTTGGCCGTATATGATATTACAGGCAAATTGCTTTGTATTAAGCCGTTTGAATTATGCTGTTATCGTACCTATACTAATAACAACGGAAACCCTCAAGGGCCTTTGAGCATTGGTGTAATACCTAATCCGTTTAACGATGAATTTACTATGAGTATGGATTTGCCACAAGCAATGCCGGTGGCTGTTAATGTTGTTAACTCATCAGGAACTGTTGTGTTTGAGCATAATTACGGACAACAACCTGCGGGTGAGTTTACTACTGAAATTAATTTGGCAGGATTACCTCCGGGCAACTACACCTTGTCTGTAAACAACGGACAAGCCACTGCCCAAATAGTAAAACAATAA